The following proteins come from a genomic window of Alphaproteobacteria bacterium:
- a CDS encoding GNAT family N-acetyltransferase has translation MNEKEVLFKVIATKSKDVENFLQKLVCECELTEKEEVLKEMLSLRYKIYIEELSWVEKNKFSNFEIEVDEFDSQDDIIHLGLFEGNEAVGYIRLLKHRYMINEISSFNKIIKSIKHIPQKREMESTRFCISSKADRLTSFSRILVGLITVCVMNGVVSITTLLESIVRLTAYRKGLPVLHTLGKGGINNLPVEIVSFSMSEDNLENIKSKNPKSLKDINSFKFEFFMDESVKFLSFKEIWQSIKGGK, from the coding sequence ATGAACGAGAAGGAAGTATTATTTAAGGTAATTGCAACAAAATCTAAGGATGTTGAAAATTTTTTACAAAAATTAGTTTGCGAATGTGAGTTGACTGAAAAAGAAGAAGTTTTAAAAGAAATGTTAAGCTTGAGATATAAAATTTATATTGAAGAGTTGAGCTGGGTAGAAAAAAACAAATTTTCTAACTTTGAGATAGAGGTAGATGAATTTGATTCTCAGGATGATATAATTCATTTAGGTTTATTTGAAGGTAATGAAGCTGTTGGTTATATAAGGCTATTAAAGCATAGGTATATGATTAACGAGATTTCATCTTTTAATAAGATAATAAAGTCAATAAAGCATATTCCTCAAAAAAGGGAAATGGAGAGTACTAGATTTTGTATTTCTTCAAAAGCGGATCGATTAACATCCTTTTCAAGGATACTTGTTGGATTAATCACGGTGTGTGTAATGAATGGAGTTGTTTCTATAACAACATTATTGGAAAGTATAGTTAGGTTGACCGCTTATAGGAAAGGTTTACCAGTATTGCATACATTAGGAAAAGGAGGGATTAACAATTTACCTGTTGAAATTGTTAGTTTTTCAATGTCAGAAGATAATTTAGAAAATATTAAATCTAAAAATCCCAAATCTTTAAAAGACATCAACAGTTTTAAATTTGAATTTTTTATGGATGAAAGTGTTAAATTTCTTTCTTTTAAAGAAATTTGGCAAAGTATCAAAGGAGGAAAATAA
- a CDS encoding P-loop NTPase fold protein, with protein sequence MKEPMHIKDEPITSSENDLLNYKRYLKPLKKAILKYSEAGGGFLQIDGKWGIGKSSVKKLFIDDIENKKISKNYNILDIDASKYGNSKELNLGILKKIIYKNKKSSYIFTLNLIYLFTLSILIKIFLFPSSAYKTTCNFLNIIFNGQLCFNSIYFNIIYITSLIILIYFTSIKSFKLTTLTALYYNSKSPYKIFEGFIKISPSDLIDETKKNIIFIDDVDRITNHKYLMDLFKVCRENFNKNFIIIYLFDTQKMTELLSYKENEKYSQDFFEKYINYKLYIKMEHKDKYNLITTLVKNNNLNLTKRGS encoded by the coding sequence ATGAAAGAACCTATGCATATAAAAGATGAACCTATAACTTCATCAGAAAATGATTTACTAAATTATAAAAGGTATTTAAAACCTTTAAAAAAAGCTATTTTAAAGTATTCTGAAGCTGGTGGTGGTTTTTTACAAATAGATGGAAAGTGGGGAATAGGAAAATCATCAGTAAAAAAACTATTTATTGATGACATTGAAAATAAAAAAATATCTAAAAATTATAATATATTAGATATCGATGCATCTAAATACGGAAATTCTAAAGAATTAAATTTAGGGATTTTAAAAAAAATTATATATAAAAATAAAAAAAGTTCCTATATCTTTACATTAAATTTAATTTATCTTTTCACATTATCAATACTCATAAAAATCTTTCTTTTCCCTTCATCTGCATATAAAACAACATGTAATTTTTTAAATATAATTTTTAACGGACAGCTGTGTTTTAACAGTATTTATTTCAATATTATTTATATTACATCTCTTATAATTTTAATATACTTTACTAGTATTAAAAGTTTTAAATTAACTACCTTAACAGCACTATATTATAATTCAAAATCCCCATATAAAATTTTCGAAGGATTTATCAAAATATCACCTTCAGATTTAATAGATGAAACTAAAAAAAATATAATTTTTATAGATGATGTTGATAGAATTACAAATCACAAATATTTAATGGATTTATTTAAAGTTTGTAGAGAAAATTTTAATAAGAACTTCATTATAATATATTTATTTGATACTCAAAAAATGACAGAATTATTATCTTATAAAGAAAATGAGAAATATTCACAAGATTTCTTTGAAAAATATATAAATTATAAATTATATATAAAAATGGAGCATAAGGATAAATATAATTTAATAACAACTTTAGTAAAAAATAATAATCTTAATTTGACAAAAAGAGGAAGTTAA
- a CDS encoding LuxR family transcriptional regulator: MIIVKNFVEELKDLNDIDSMSKLFFQYLDKYIGRCYVAYLNFDDSDTSDFQPIYKSNYPKEWIEYYLGKNLFSTDPVVKMGVKEWEPFLWEKTVKTKEDREFFDISSKFGISLTGMSIPVISDKKRKGLISIYSYLSEEEWGKVSFDVLYDLQIMSIYFHQIASNFINFKTSISKVKLTQREKECLKWISIGKTYWEISKILDIKERTVSFHMNNVKSKLGVYSNTHAVAKALLENIL; this comes from the coding sequence ATGATAATCGTTAAAAACTTTGTAGAAGAGTTAAAAGATTTAAATGACATAGATAGTATGTCTAAATTATTTTTTCAGTATCTTGATAAATATATAGGAAGATGTTATGTCGCATATCTAAATTTTGATGATTCTGATACATCAGATTTTCAACCAATTTATAAGTCAAATTATCCTAAAGAGTGGATTGAATATTACTTGGGAAAGAATTTATTCTCAACAGATCCTGTTGTTAAAATGGGAGTAAAAGAATGGGAGCCATTCTTATGGGAAAAGACAGTTAAGACTAAAGAGGATAGAGAATTCTTTGATATTTCTTCTAAGTTTGGTATATCTTTAACAGGTATGTCTATACCAGTTATTTCTGATAAAAAAAGAAAAGGGTTGATAAGCATTTATTCTTATTTGTCTGAAGAAGAGTGGGGAAAAGTTTCTTTTGATGTTCTTTATGATCTTCAGATTATGTCAATATATTTTCATCAAATAGCTTCAAACTTTATAAATTTTAAGACTTCAATATCTAAGGTTAAATTAACTCAGAGAGAAAAAGAGTGCTTAAAGTGGATTTCTATTGGAAAAACTTATTGGGAAATATCAAAAATTTTAGATATTAAAGAAAGAACAGTTTCCTTTCATATGAATAATGTTAAGTCTAAGCTTGGAGTTTATTCAAATACTCATGCAGTTGCTAAGGCTTTATTGGAGAATATTCTATAA
- a CDS encoding site-specific integrase, translating into MASIVLNKSNLEKVINKVKESGKNVTYSCSNASSLYVRIGKRDVLFFVDKRFKGIDYRKDIGHYPYISISQAKDDSAKILADILNGKYKRNDLGNKVVMRFDDLFNFYYEKHAKPNKKSCEHDKQLYNAYVRPFMGKKKADKIDKDLVLRVLDNVRKTKSVFNHIISLLSKVFNVLIENNLMSENYVKGISKYPVKGITRYLSDAELASLKRVLNSEKYNGHYIKLFTLIALNTGLRKTNILSILNENIDFEKGNIFIEDTKNGEGITVPISNEIMELIREYQASCKKPCKYLFYNRWYNGYITDPKRSWGILMDDAGISGFRMHDLRHTFATYLVKNDIPLSKVQKALGHKTISMTLKYAHLSNSDIKDDILNTVSCFNI; encoded by the coding sequence ATGGCTTCAATTGTGTTGAATAAAAGTAATTTAGAAAAGGTAATTAATAAAGTTAAAGAAAGTGGAAAGAATGTGACTTACTCATGTTCTAATGCTTCTAGTCTTTATGTTAGAATTGGAAAGAGAGATGTATTATTCTTTGTAGATAAAAGATTTAAAGGAATTGATTATAGAAAAGACATAGGGCATTACCCTTATATCTCTATAAGTCAGGCTAAAGATGATTCTGCTAAGATTTTAGCAGATATATTAAATGGAAAATATAAAAGAAATGATTTGGGTAATAAGGTTGTAATGAGATTTGATGATTTATTTAATTTTTATTATGAGAAACATGCAAAACCTAATAAGAAAAGTTGTGAACATGACAAGCAACTTTATAATGCATATGTAAGACCTTTTATGGGAAAGAAGAAGGCGGATAAAATTGATAAGGATTTAGTATTAAGAGTTTTGGATAATGTTAGAAAGACTAAGAGTGTTTTTAATCATATAATTTCTTTATTAAGTAAGGTATTTAATGTTTTGATAGAGAATAATTTGATGAGCGAAAATTATGTTAAAGGGATATCTAAATATCCAGTTAAGGGAATAACAAGATATTTAAGTGATGCAGAGTTAGCATCTTTAAAAAGAGTTTTAAATAGTGAGAAGTATAATGGACATTATATTAAGTTATTTACTTTAATAGCTTTAAATACAGGTTTAAGAAAGACTAATATATTAAGTATATTAAATGAAAATATTGACTTTGAAAAGGGTAATATATTTATTGAAGATACTAAGAATGGAGAAGGTATAACAGTTCCTATATCAAATGAAATTATGGAATTGATAAGAGAATATCAGGCTTCTTGTAAAAAGCCTTGTAAGTATCTATTTTATAATAGATGGTATAATGGATATATCACAGATCCTAAAAGGTCTTGGGGAATACTTATGGATGACGCTGGTATTAGTGGTTTTAGAATGCATGATTTAAGACATACCTTTGCTACTTATTTAGTTAAGAATGATATTCCTTTATCTAAAGTTCAAAAGGCATTAGGTCATAAGACTATTTCTATGACTTTGAAATATGCTCATTTGAGTAATAGTGATATTAAAGATGATATATTAAATACAGTGAGTTGTTTTAATATATAA